The DNA segment CGCGATCGCGCCGTAGTAGGAGGCGGAGTGGTAGGCCTGCAAGCCGAGCGGACGCACCGGCGCGCCGTCGGGAAAGCCGTTGACGTAGAGCATCCCGCAGAGCGCGGTCAGCACGCTGTCGTCGGCCTGCCAGTCGCGATAGGGGCCGCTCTGCCCAAACGGCGCGATCGAGCACAGGACCAGCGCCGAGTTGAGCGCGTGCAGCGCGTCCCATCCGAGGCTCATCGCCGCGAGCGCCCCCGGTTTGAAGCTTTCAACCACGACGTCGGCGCCGGCCGCGAGCCGGCGGAAGACCGCCGCGCCCTCGGGATGGGTGAGGTCGAGCGTCAGTGAACGCTTGTTGAAGTTGTAGAACCAAAAGAACAGGCTGCGGTCGCGATGCGGCCGGTCGTCAACGAACGGGCCGACTCGGCGCGCGGCGTCGCCACCGGGCGGCTCGACCTTGATCACATCGGCGCCCATGTCGGCGAGCAGGCGCGCGCACAGATGGCCCTTGAGGTCGGTCAGGTCGAGCACGCGCAGGCCGGCCAGCGCGCCCGGCGCGTTCATTTGGCGCTCCTGGCGGGCGCCCGACCCAGCCTCTTGCGCTCGAACGGGCTCAGATCGCGCGTCGGCAGGACTTCCCTCAGCAGTTCGCCCCGGGGGCCGGTGAGTTTGCCGCCGCGCGCACGAATCGTCTCGAAGGTGTCAGCATTGACCCATCGGACGCCCAGCACGCAGGGCTTGGCCTGGCCATCTTCCTCGACCGGCTCGACAGCGACGCCCGGATGGTCGAACACGGTGACTTTACGCAGTGCCATGGTCAGAGAAGGTCCGTCCGCGAGCGATGATAGGGGAGCGCGGACGCGTTTTCAAATTGCGGTGTTCGGCTAATCCCTCCTATTTCGGTTGCGGGCATCAGGGAAGGGCGAGGCATTTGCTTGAGCAGCGTTACTGCCTATCGATTTGCCTATTGCACCGTCGATAGAATATCGGCAGCGCAGGGGGACGGATGTGGTAGATGTTGCCTCAGGTCCTGCGCCTTGGGGGGGCGGAGCGATGGTCGATGCTCTGATCGGCGTCGTGCAAAATCCGTGGGTCGGGATGTGGATGAGTCCGCGGGAGACGATCCGCAGAATCGTCGATCACGACCCGACCTATCACGTGCTCACGCTGGGCGCGCTCGCGGGTGGGCTGGCGATGCTCGACGCGGCGCTCGCCGCTTCGGTCGGCACGCCGCCGGTGGTGCTGCCGGGATGGTTCATTTCTTACCTGCCGATCTGCGCGCTGCTCAGCCCGTTCGTCGGCGGGGCGCTGGGAATCGCCGCAGTGTACCTGAGCGGGTTACTGTTCCTGTGGGCGGGACGCGCGCTGGGCGGCGTGGCCGACGCGCGCGAGGTGCGCGCGGCGGCGGCCTGGGCGGGGGTACCGCAGATCTGCTTTGGGGTCGCGATGCTCGCAGCGTTGCTGGGCAACGGCGTGATGCAGGCGTTGTTCCCCTCGTTACCGCCCGCCGATCCGCGCGTGGCCGCCGAGGCGGCGAGAGAGTTTACCGCGGGCAAGGGAGTCGCGGCGCTCGTCTCGCTATGGTCGCTGGTCGCCCTTGTGCACGCGCTCGCTGAGGTGCACGGCTTCTCCGCGTGGCGCGCTCTCGGCGCGTTCATCGCGGTGCTCGCGATCTTCGCGCTACTCGCGCTGGGCTTCCACGCGGCGATTGCCTAGCGGGCGCCAACGCGCGCTGGTTGATCGACCAGCGCGCGGGCGTACCTCGCGTTCGATTTGTGTGAGCCTCAGATTGAGCAAATTCGCCGTTGATCATTGATCCGGATGCTGTGTTGGCCCTTGCGTCGCGTGGGGCAGCCCAACTGTGCTCGGCGGCCGTTTGATCCCGCGCGCCGGATGGCGCTAAGAAAGCGCTGAATCCGAAAGTGGCGCGCGCGGGGCCCGACCATGGCGGACAACAAACGGCGCTGGGCGCTCGAAGGCGTCCGGGTAATCGACCTGACCTGGCTGCTCGCCGGACCCGGCGGCACGCGGATCCTCGCAAGCCTCGGTGCCCAGGTGATTCGGGTCGAATGCCGTGAGCCGCGCGCGGTCGATTTCCTGCGCTATACGCCGCCTTTCCCGCGCAAGGACAAAAGTGCGCCGGCGCAGGACCTCGGGATGCTCGCTGGCACGCCCGCCAACGGCTTCAACCGCAGCGGCAATTTCAACAATATCAACCCGGGCAAATTCGCGATCACGCTCAACCTTAACCATCCCAAGGGACGCGACCTGCTCAGACGCCTGGTCGCCCGCGCGCACGTGCTGTGCGAGAACTTCAGCCCCGAGCGGATGGACCAGTGGGGCGTGGGATACGCCGAGCTGCGCAGGGTCAATCCGTCCCTCATCTACGTGCAGACCACCGGGATGGGCAAGGCGGGAGTGTATCGCGACTATGCCGGCTACGGGCCGACCGCCCAGGCGCTTTCGGGGCTGACCGCGATGTCGGGCCTGCCTGAGCCGCGCGAGCCGGCCGGCTGGGGGTACTCATACCTCGATCATTCGCCGGGCTATTACAGCTCGATGCTGGTGATCGCGGCGATCATGCGCCGGCGCAAAACCGGCCAGGGATGCTACATCGACCTCTCGCAGACCGAGTGCGGAATCATGCTCTCGGGCACCGCCGCGCTGGCCCATCAACTGAGCGGGCAGCCGACCGCGCGCCACGGTAATCGGATGCCGTTCGCGCCGTGGGCGCCGCACGGGGCCTACCCCTGCCGCGCCGAGGGTGATCCGGGCGACGAGTGGATCGCGATCGCCGTGCAGAACGACGATCAATGGGCGGCCCTGGTGGCCGAAATGGGCTCGCCCGTATGGGCGGCCGAAGCGCGGTTTGCCGACGCCGCCGGGCGCAAGGCCAACGAGGACGAACTGGATCGCAAGCTCGCCGCATGGACATCGACGCAGGAGCGCTACGCGCTGATGGCGCGCCTGCAAGCGCGCGGGATTCCCGCCGGTGTGGTGCAGAAGTCGGTTGACCGCTTCACGCGCGACGACCAGCTCCGCGCGCGCGGCTTCTTCGTAGCGCTGCCGCAGAGCGAGATCGGCGAGTGGCCGGTCGATGGCTTTCCAGCGCGGATGAC comes from the Candidatus Binataceae bacterium genome and includes:
- a CDS encoding YIP1 family protein, with translation MVDALIGVVQNPWVGMWMSPRETIRRIVDHDPTYHVLTLGALAGGLAMLDAALAASVGTPPVVLPGWFISYLPICALLSPFVGGALGIAAVYLSGLLFLWAGRALGGVADAREVRAAAAWAGVPQICFGVAMLAALLGNGVMQALFPSLPPADPRVAAEAAREFTAGKGVAALVSLWSLVALVHALAEVHGFSAWRALGAFIAVLAIFALLALGFHAAIA
- a CDS encoding CoA transferase, whose product is MADNKRRWALEGVRVIDLTWLLAGPGGTRILASLGAQVIRVECREPRAVDFLRYTPPFPRKDKSAPAQDLGMLAGTPANGFNRSGNFNNINPGKFAITLNLNHPKGRDLLRRLVARAHVLCENFSPERMDQWGVGYAELRRVNPSLIYVQTTGMGKAGVYRDYAGYGPTAQALSGLTAMSGLPEPREPAGWGYSYLDHSPGYYSSMLVIAAIMRRRKTGQGCYIDLSQTECGIMLSGTAALAHQLSGQPTARHGNRMPFAPWAPHGAYPCRAEGDPGDEWIAIAVQNDDQWAALVAEMGSPVWAAEARFADAAGRKANEDELDRKLAAWTSTQERYALMARLQARGIPAGVVQKSVDRFTRDDQLRARGFFVALPQSEIGEWPVDGFPARMTASPAFVGGLTARGAPMLGEDNERIYREVLGIESAELEALKAEGAV